In bacterium, the DNA window CGCAGAACATCGCCTACAGCAACAGCCTCCGCACCGAGAAGGGCTACCCCGACGATTCGACAGGAGAAGTGGTCCTACTTTCCTGGACAGGTTGGCGGCTGAGCTAAGGTGGACTCCACGGGTTGTCATCATGCCGCCTTCTGCAGTTGGTACTCCTCCATCGGGGTCCTGTCGTTGCTGAGGCTCGAATGGGGCCTCTCCTCATTGTACAGCCGCAGCCACGCCCCAATCCAGTCGCGTGCCTGGATGCCGTTCTCCAGATCGCGCAGGTAGACGCACTCGTACTTGA includes these proteins:
- a CDS encoding transposase translates to KYECVYLRDLENGIQARDWIGAWLRLYNEERPHSSLSNDRTPMEEYQLQKAA